The following are encoded together in the Roseovarius sp. EL26 genome:
- a CDS encoding integrase family protein, whose amino-acid sequence MPKLTETYARKIQQTKSGTSKHWDSEIKGLVLFVGKKAKTWYFQKDVGGQTRRVLIGRFPVISANAARQTALGFALEWGRGAGKKIQIGPPKLIDALKAYLSRPKLRSETHKDGMRKLFENHLKDWLHLPLDELTKSMVVERHRSLAKTPSTANHTLRYFRSVWNHARRTSDLPEAPTMAIEWFDEAPPGTIISDLKLWRQTTSDLYNPIHTVFYELLLFTGLRKTEALTLEWKNVHEGHIHLPVTKNGRSFDLPILQRHHEILAPVRGLHRRWVFPSPKGPEGRLGAPRRLQWSPHAHRRTFATVAMEAGVLEEVVGRLLNHTPLSITGQRYARPSLDALRPAMETVCKELQLRTHHGYSSED is encoded by the coding sequence ATGCCGAAGCTCACTGAGACCTACGCCCGTAAGATACAACAGACAAAATCCGGCACCAGTAAACACTGGGATAGCGAGATCAAAGGGCTTGTTCTCTTTGTGGGGAAGAAGGCCAAGACCTGGTACTTCCAAAAAGATGTGGGAGGCCAAACTCGCCGCGTATTGATTGGCCGATTTCCAGTAATATCAGCGAACGCGGCGCGTCAGACGGCCCTTGGTTTTGCGCTTGAATGGGGGAGGGGGGCAGGAAAGAAAATCCAAATTGGGCCGCCCAAGCTTATCGATGCGCTCAAGGCCTATCTTTCGAGACCAAAGCTTCGCTCCGAAACCCATAAAGACGGTATGCGGAAACTCTTTGAAAATCATTTAAAAGATTGGCTTCATCTGCCTCTAGATGAGTTGACTAAAAGCATGGTGGTCGAGCGGCATCGGTCACTCGCAAAAACGCCGTCAACAGCAAACCACACACTTCGATACTTCAGGTCTGTCTGGAACCACGCCAGGCGAACGTCAGATCTCCCTGAAGCGCCCACCATGGCAATTGAGTGGTTCGATGAAGCTCCACCTGGAACAATCATTAGTGACTTAAAGCTTTGGCGTCAGACCACGAGTGACTTGTACAATCCAATCCATACGGTGTTCTACGAATTGCTTCTGTTTACAGGTTTGCGCAAAACAGAGGCTCTTACGCTGGAGTGGAAAAACGTACATGAAGGCCATATCCACCTGCCGGTCACTAAAAACGGTCGGAGTTTTGATCTACCCATTTTACAACGCCATCATGAGATACTAGCCCCTGTTCGAGGCCTCCACCGTCGTTGGGTTTTCCCTTCTCCGAAAGGTCCAGAAGGTCGTCTTGGTGCACCAAGACGACTGCAATGGAGCCCACATGCGCATCGGCGCACCTTTGCGACAGTTGCAATGGAGGCGGGGGTGCTGGAAGAGGTTGTGGGGCGATTGCTCAATCATACACCACTTTCAATCACCGGGCAGAGATATGCTCGCCCGTCGCTTGACGCATTGCGACCTGCAATGGAGACTGTTTGCAAAGAGCTGCAGCTCAGGACACATCACGGGTATTCAAGTGAAGATTAA
- a CDS encoding lysophospholipid acyltransferase family protein, protein MGASENVTFTQYDRRSLTYANSFDTPVTAFVIRVIEWFTGKLSILRMIRVFEKRGAPSGQAFWRATLDTMGIDLLTPQDQLDHIPLDGPVVVVANHPHGLVDGMILADLIGRRRSDYKILTRALLTGLDEVAASYMIPVPFPHEPDVQRKSVEMRAKSMAHLKEGGLISVFPSGVVSSSDSMFGPVIERDWNVFTAQMIRRSGARIVPIYFPGSNSRIYQMANRISATLRQSLLLHEVVKSCNKPQKPVVGPPITDEQMKLLESDPRGFMAWLRDHTLALGEGAAP, encoded by the coding sequence ATGGGCGCCTCTGAAAATGTGACCTTTACGCAGTATGATCGTCGTAGTCTGACCTATGCAAATTCGTTCGACACGCCAGTGACCGCTTTTGTCATTCGCGTGATCGAATGGTTCACCGGAAAATTATCAATTCTGCGCATGATCCGCGTGTTTGAAAAACGCGGTGCCCCTAGTGGGCAGGCATTTTGGCGCGCGACATTGGATACCATGGGCATTGATCTTCTGACACCACAGGATCAGCTGGATCACATTCCTTTGGACGGCCCGGTTGTCGTGGTCGCGAACCATCCGCACGGTCTGGTCGATGGAATGATTTTGGCCGATCTGATTGGTCGTCGCCGCAGTGATTACAAGATCCTGACCCGTGCCTTGCTGACCGGGCTTGATGAAGTCGCCGCGTCTTACATGATTCCAGTCCCATTCCCGCATGAACCTGACGTGCAACGCAAGTCAGTGGAAATGCGCGCCAAATCCATGGCACATCTGAAAGAGGGGGGATTGATCAGCGTCTTTCCGTCTGGTGTCGTCTCCTCTTCTGATAGCATGTTCGGCCCTGTGATCGAGCGCGACTGGAACGTCTTTACTGCACAGATGATCCGCCGTTCAGGCGCAAGAATCGTACCGATCTATTTCCCGGGTTCCAATTCGCGCATCTACCAGATGGCCAACCGGATCTCAGCCACGTTACGCCAAAGCCTTTTGCTGCACGAGGTGGTAAAAAGTTGCAATAAACCGCAAAAACCTGTGGTTGGTCCGCCGATCACAGACGAGCAGATGAAGCTGCTGGAAAGTGATCCACGCGGTTTTATGGCATGGCTTCGTGACCACACACTGGCGCTGGGTGAAGGTGCTGCTCCTTAA
- a CDS encoding glycosyltransferase family 10 — protein sequence MTGQMPKVAFLKYGDKLGLRPGNFPLERLEWPLGEPEDISGKTLCDLGADDHLLMLPQDLVHFRPGFGIRAKVSLLVMEPKAIHSKHMTMLRWSHRRFYKVLSCNEDLLARIPNGVFFPAGDTWAENWRTVDCTKTRMCSLIASDKRSQEGHKLRHETVEWIQEQGLDVDVMGRGYTPFYHKSDGLAPYHFSVVIENVRERNYFTEKLIDAILCKTVPIYWGCPNIEDFFDPAAMIICQTAAEVRNAVQSMSSERYDQIRPALEACHAPAVEFAQFKRRAAEIVLAS from the coding sequence ATGACCGGACAGATGCCAAAGGTGGCGTTTCTGAAGTACGGAGACAAGCTGGGCCTGAGACCGGGGAATTTCCCGTTGGAGCGGCTGGAATGGCCATTAGGGGAGCCTGAGGATATCTCGGGCAAGACACTATGCGATCTGGGGGCTGATGACCATCTATTGATGCTGCCACAGGATCTGGTGCATTTTCGCCCTGGCTTCGGGATCAGGGCGAAGGTGTCGCTGTTGGTGATGGAACCTAAGGCAATCCATAGCAAACACATGACCATGCTGCGGTGGTCGCATCGACGGTTTTATAAGGTGCTGAGCTGTAACGAGGATCTTTTGGCGCGCATCCCCAATGGCGTGTTCTTTCCGGCTGGGGATACATGGGCTGAAAATTGGCGCACCGTGGATTGTACCAAGACGCGGATGTGTTCACTGATTGCCTCTGACAAGCGTTCTCAAGAAGGTCACAAGCTGCGCCATGAGACGGTGGAGTGGATTCAGGAACAGGGGCTGGACGTGGACGTGATGGGGCGCGGTTATACGCCTTTTTATCACAAGTCGGATGGGCTTGCCCCTTACCACTTCTCAGTCGTGATCGAAAATGTGCGTGAGCGGAATTACTTCACGGAAAAACTCATCGACGCGATCTTGTGCAAAACCGTACCGATCTATTGGGGCTGCCCAAATATCGAAGACTTCTTTGACCCCGCGGCGATGATCATTTGCCAGACGGCGGCTGAGGTTCGCAATGCTGTACAAAGCATGTCATCCGAGCGCTATGACCAGATCCGCCCCGCGCTGGAGGCTTGTCATGCCCCGGCCGTGGAATTTGCGCAATTCAAACGCCGTGCGGCTGAAATTGTTTTGGCGTCGTAG